One Maribacter cobaltidurans genomic window carries:
- a CDS encoding LOG family protein: protein MKRVTVFCGSSSGTENIYQEQASLLGQTLAKHDIELIYGGANVGLMGAVADGVLNNGGKVIGVLPNFLKSKEIAHEHLTELILVDTMHQRKTKMNDLSDGVIAMPGGFGTLEEFFEMLTWAQLGLHKKPIAILNIDGFYDSLNVLVQTMVDKGFLKEVNQKMLLVSDNIDELLEKMKNYVAPSVGKWINKETL, encoded by the coding sequence ATGAAAAGAGTTACTGTGTTTTGCGGTTCAAGTTCTGGAACAGAAAACATTTATCAAGAACAAGCTAGTTTACTCGGACAGACTTTGGCCAAACACGATATTGAATTGATTTATGGAGGCGCTAATGTCGGTCTAATGGGGGCAGTTGCAGACGGGGTCTTAAATAATGGCGGGAAAGTAATAGGAGTATTACCTAATTTCTTAAAATCAAAGGAAATTGCCCACGAACATTTGACAGAACTTATTTTGGTTGATACAATGCACCAAAGGAAAACCAAGATGAATGACCTATCTGATGGGGTAATCGCAATGCCAGGTGGCTTTGGGACATTGGAAGAGTTCTTTGAAATGTTAACTTGGGCACAATTAGGACTTCATAAAAAACCAATAGCTATTTTGAATATTGACGGTTTCTATGACTCGCTTAATGTTTTGGTGCAGACTATGGTTGATAAAGGCTTTTTAAAGGAAGTCAATCAGAAAATGCTTTTGGTTAGCGATAATATCGATGAACTTCTCGAAAAAATGAAAAACTACGTTGCACCATCAGTTGGCAAATGGATCAACAAGGAAACTCTGTGA
- a CDS encoding DUF4270 domain-containing protein, whose translation MNIFQKPGLPIMWGVVSIVTIFFSCEEDLTTVGAGVTGANPFSTGKEIFDVFAYNRNIDAVRANKLPVYQLGTFNDPVYGTTRATITSQLRLPSVNPTFGVLSQSTENNADNDDSATTIDEEETVKDVYLYIPYLTKGASRDSDNDGVEDLFDDEPNDPTNDSDGDQVSNIEEKAANTDPLDDQSVDSDRDGLNDLGGSEIIANNFAKTVDLDSIYVNAKNYDDIAEPVVIGLKVQRSTYFLRDLDPNTNFQESQQYYSSQQFAPTFVSDVLFDSDIDGNITVDNKEILIPGEDDETTTEVDESLTFTKLDPGIRIPLNKDFFQQNILDREGSSELLSQANFSEYLRGIHLSLLESVGEPTMLLLDLTRANITINYTYKSLDSERNVLDRESSFILSLLSGSATTGLSGNAINTLINENYPTGISESLGVQTNASRIFLKGGAGITTEIELFEPDNAENVLEEIRANNWIINEANLVFYVDRNYPGMGVEAAEPPRLYLYNAETNNPLYNVATEQNTSAGGLYGTYLNYDGILVEENDLGVKYTVRITDYINNLVVRDSVNSTLGLTLTTNIQNIRALNAIFSNSLEEEIPSTSTWTPLGTVLFGSNIPKTDPGYDKRLKLEINYTVAE comes from the coding sequence ATGAACATTTTTCAAAAGCCGGGTCTACCCATAATGTGGGGGGTTGTTTCTATAGTTACCATATTTTTTTCTTGCGAAGAAGATCTTACAACAGTAGGTGCAGGAGTAACCGGTGCTAACCCATTTTCTACCGGAAAAGAAATCTTCGATGTTTTTGCCTATAACCGAAATATTGATGCGGTTAGAGCCAACAAGTTGCCCGTATATCAATTGGGAACCTTCAATGATCCGGTATATGGAACCACAAGAGCAACGATAACTTCCCAGTTAAGACTACCGTCCGTCAACCCTACTTTTGGGGTGCTATCACAAAGTACAGAAAATAATGCAGATAATGATGATTCTGCAACGACTATCGATGAAGAAGAAACGGTCAAGGATGTATATCTTTATATTCCTTATTTGACTAAAGGTGCTTCCCGCGATTCTGATAATGATGGTGTTGAGGATTTATTTGATGATGAACCAAATGACCCTACAAACGATAGTGATGGGGACCAGGTCTCAAATATTGAGGAAAAAGCGGCCAACACCGACCCATTGGATGATCAAAGTGTGGATTCCGATCGTGATGGTTTAAATGACTTGGGTGGTTCGGAAATAATTGCAAATAATTTTGCCAAAACTGTAGATTTGGATAGCATTTATGTAAATGCAAAAAATTATGATGACATTGCTGAACCCGTCGTAATTGGCTTAAAAGTACAGCGTTCCACTTATTTTCTTCGAGATTTGGATCCAAACACCAATTTTCAAGAATCCCAACAATACTATTCCTCACAACAGTTTGCTCCGACATTTGTGTCCGATGTATTGTTTGATTCTGATATCGACGGTAATATCACAGTGGACAACAAAGAAATTTTAATCCCCGGGGAAGACGACGAAACCACTACAGAGGTGGATGAATCTCTAACTTTTACAAAATTGGACCCAGGTATTAGAATTCCATTAAACAAGGATTTCTTTCAGCAAAATATATTGGATAGAGAAGGTAGCTCAGAACTATTAAGTCAGGCCAATTTTTCGGAATATCTTAGAGGTATTCATTTGTCCCTACTTGAATCTGTTGGAGAACCAACAATGCTTTTATTGGATTTGACACGGGCCAATATTACGATAAACTATACCTACAAATCACTCGACTCGGAACGCAACGTCTTGGACAGGGAGAGTTCTTTTATCTTAAGCTTGTTGTCCGGTTCTGCCACAACTGGCCTCTCTGGTAATGCGATCAATACTTTGATAAACGAAAACTATCCGACTGGAATTTCGGAATCTTTGGGTGTTCAGACCAATGCCTCTAGAATATTCTTAAAGGGAGGTGCGGGAATCACCACTGAAATTGAGCTCTTTGAACCAGATAATGCTGAGAATGTATTGGAAGAAATACGCGCCAATAATTGGATAATCAATGAAGCGAACCTGGTTTTCTATGTAGACAGGAATTATCCTGGTATGGGTGTGGAAGCTGCCGAACCTCCTCGACTCTATCTTTACAATGCTGAAACAAATAATCCCTTGTACAATGTTGCTACGGAACAAAATACAAGTGCTGGGGGATTATATGGCACCTACCTAAATTATGATGGAATCCTAGTAGAGGAAAATGATTTGGGAGTAAAATATACAGTTAGGATAACAGATTACATCAATAACTTGGTGGTTCGAGATTCTGTAAATAGTACCTTAGGGCTAACACTTACCACGAATATTCAAAATATAAGGGCTTTGAATGCAATTTTTTCCAATAGCTTGGAAGAAGAAATACCATCCACATCAACATGGACCCCTTTGGGGACAGTGTTATTTGGAAGTAATATCCCTAAAACCGATCCAGGTTATGATAAAAGGTTAAAATTGGAGATAAACTATACCGTAGCGGAATAG
- the panD gene encoding aspartate 1-decarboxylase, with protein MQVQVVKSKIHRVKVTGADLNYIGSITIDEDLMDAANIIQGEKVQIVNNDNGERLETYVIPGPRNSGEITLNGAAARKVAVGDVLILITYAWMPIEEAKTFNPSLVFPDEKTNLLK; from the coding sequence ATGCAAGTACAAGTAGTAAAGTCCAAGATTCATCGCGTTAAGGTCACAGGAGCAGACCTAAACTACATTGGTAGTATTACCATTGATGAGGATTTAATGGATGCTGCCAACATAATACAAGGTGAAAAAGTACAGATCGTGAACAATGATAATGGTGAACGACTGGAAACCTATGTAATCCCCGGGCCCAGAAATAGTGGGGAGATTACACTCAATGGGGCCGCAGCACGAAAAGTAGCCGTGGGGGATGTGCTAATATTGATAACCTATGCCTGGATGCCTATAGAAGAGGCCAAGACTTTTAATCCATCGCTTGTATTTCCTGACGAAAAAACCAATCTTTTAAAATAA
- the radA gene encoding DNA repair protein RadA, with amino-acid sequence MAKTKTAFFCQNCGTQYAKWVGQCAACKEWNTVVEEVVQKEEKTSWKPTNSVAKRVSKPLLVHEISTEKELRLNTFDLEFNRVLGGGLVPGALVLLGGEPGVGKSTLLLQIALKLPYKTLYVSGEESQKQIKMRADRIHPNSETCFILTETKTQNIFKQIEATEPDIVVIDSIQTLHSDYIESAAGSISQIRECTAELIKFAKETNTPVILIGHITKDGSIAGPKILEHMVDTVLQFEGDRNYVYRILRSLKNRFGSTAELGIYEMQGSGLREVNNPSEVLISNNDEGLSGTAIASTVEGMRPLLIEIQALVSTAVYGTPQRSTTGYNAKRLNMLLAVLEKRAGFKLGAKDVFLNITGGISVDDPAIDLAVIAAILSSNEDIPIEKGICFAAEVGLAGEIRPVQRVEQRILEAEKLGYTTIVVSKNNKIGLKNTKIEVQLAGKIEDVVSSLFG; translated from the coding sequence ATGGCCAAGACAAAAACCGCTTTTTTCTGTCAGAACTGTGGCACGCAATACGCCAAATGGGTTGGGCAATGTGCTGCCTGTAAGGAATGGAACACCGTTGTTGAAGAAGTTGTTCAGAAAGAAGAAAAAACAAGCTGGAAACCCACTAATTCCGTGGCAAAACGAGTTTCCAAACCGCTATTGGTCCACGAAATAAGTACGGAAAAAGAATTACGCCTCAATACCTTCGATTTAGAGTTCAATAGAGTATTGGGTGGTGGTTTGGTTCCCGGGGCATTGGTACTTTTAGGCGGTGAACCCGGAGTAGGAAAAAGCACCTTATTATTGCAGATTGCCTTAAAATTGCCCTATAAGACCTTATATGTTTCCGGAGAGGAAAGCCAAAAGCAGATCAAGATGCGAGCGGACCGTATCCATCCCAATAGCGAAACCTGTTTTATACTGACGGAAACCAAGACCCAGAACATTTTTAAGCAGATTGAAGCTACCGAGCCGGACATTGTAGTCATTGATTCCATACAGACCTTGCATTCAGATTATATTGAATCAGCGGCCGGAAGTATTTCGCAGATTAGGGAATGCACCGCAGAACTCATCAAATTTGCCAAGGAAACCAATACCCCGGTGATATTGATAGGTCATATTACCAAGGACGGCTCCATCGCAGGCCCTAAGATTTTGGAACACATGGTTGATACCGTTTTGCAGTTTGAAGGCGACCGAAACTATGTATACCGAATCCTCCGTTCCCTTAAAAACCGATTTGGCTCTACGGCGGAATTGGGCATTTATGAAATGCAGGGAAGCGGACTCAGGGAAGTGAACAACCCTTCCGAAGTATTGATTTCCAATAATGATGAAGGGTTGAGCGGAACGGCCATCGCCTCTACGGTGGAAGGTATGCGACCTTTACTGATTGAAATTCAGGCTTTGGTAAGTACTGCGGTCTATGGAACCCCTCAACGTTCCACTACGGGCTACAATGCCAAACGCCTGAACATGCTCTTGGCGGTTTTGGAAAAAAGGGCCGGATTTAAATTGGGTGCCAAGGATGTTTTTCTCAATATTACCGGTGGAATCTCTGTGGACGATCCCGCCATTGACCTAGCGGTCATTGCCGCTATATTATCCAGCAACGAGGACATTCCCATTGAAAAGGGTATCTGTTTTGCCGCTGAGGTTGGTTTGGCCGGAGAAATACGGCCCGTGCAGCGGGTGGAGCAGCGTATTTTGGAAGCCGAAAAATTGGGTTATACCACCATTGTAGTTTCCAAAAACAATAAAATTGGATTAAAGAATACTAAAATCGAGGTGCAGCTGGCCGGCAAGATTGAGGATGTGGTAAGTAGTTTGTTTGGGTGA
- a CDS encoding lysylphosphatidylglycerol synthase transmembrane domain-containing protein, translating into MNNSLKKTLKLIVPILIGVFLVLYWYIRTSPENREQILFYIKEADIFWVSISLLLGIIGHVSRAIRWNYLLEPLGYRPKLINNILMIFMAYLANLGVPRTGEILRATALTTYEGVPFEKGFGTIVTERVVDLIMLLIIVIITLLLQTDIIITFFEQRGINLNGILLLLFAGLVGFLFFFLFIKKSSHALALKIKAFIKGLLDGVFSIFRMKRKWAFVFHTLLIWVCYIGMMWVIKFTVPETMDLSLNEIMVAFVFGAFAMATTNGGVGLFPILVSKALGLFGISTVSGDAFGWIMWIAQTMMNIVFGAISFLLLPLLNRNK; encoded by the coding sequence GTGAACAATTCCTTGAAGAAGACGCTAAAGTTGATTGTACCCATACTTATCGGGGTCTTCCTGGTCCTGTATTGGTATATCAGGACCTCTCCGGAAAACAGGGAACAAATTCTTTTCTATATCAAGGAAGCCGATATTTTCTGGGTATCTATATCGTTACTTTTAGGTATTATTGGTCATGTATCCCGCGCTATCAGATGGAATTATCTTTTGGAACCCCTGGGCTATCGCCCGAAACTCATAAACAATATTCTCATGATTTTCATGGCGTACCTTGCCAATCTGGGAGTACCTAGAACCGGAGAAATTTTAAGGGCAACGGCATTGACCACGTATGAAGGAGTTCCTTTTGAAAAAGGATTTGGTACTATAGTAACGGAAAGGGTCGTTGATTTAATCATGTTATTGATTATAGTTATTATCACCCTTTTATTACAAACGGACATCATAATCACTTTCTTTGAGCAAAGGGGCATCAACCTCAATGGTATTCTATTATTGTTGTTTGCCGGCCTCGTGGGCTTCCTATTTTTCTTTTTGTTCATCAAAAAGTCAAGCCATGCTCTAGCATTAAAAATCAAAGCATTCATAAAAGGTTTGTTGGATGGGGTTTTCAGCATATTTAGAATGAAGAGAAAATGGGCATTCGTATTCCATACGTTATTAATTTGGGTCTGCTACATTGGTATGATGTGGGTCATAAAATTTACAGTTCCTGAAACCATGGACCTTTCCCTAAATGAGATTATGGTGGCCTTTGTTTTTGGTGCTTTTGCCATGGCCACGACCAATGGCGGTGTGGGGCTTTTCCCCATTTTGGTGAGTAAGGCCCTTGGTCTTTTTGGAATAAGTACCGTCTCCGGTGATGCTTTTGGATGGATCATGTGGATTGCACAGACCATGATGAACATTGTATTTGGTGCAATATCTTTTCTCCTATTACCGTTATTGAACAGAAACAAATAA
- the panC gene encoding pantoate--beta-alanine ligase produces MPLIKTKKELDLKLNSHSSDKKLGLVPTMGALHKGHMALIEKAISENDLVVVSIFVNPTQFNNTEDLKKYPRDLSKDLELIDRYNQEVIVFAPSVEEIYDENVRPKRYDFNDLDKVMEGEFRDDHFNGVGTIVEQLFDIVKPDNAYFGEKDFQQLCIINKLVETQDIPVHIIPCPIVRENNGLAMSSRNERLSKEMRLKAGFIYRTLQTAKKKFGTKSALKIKEWVKNQFLKEDDFTLEYFEIADIETLNPLKRKVKNKKYRAFIAVYADDVRLIDNIALN; encoded by the coding sequence ATGCCCTTAATCAAGACCAAAAAAGAACTTGATCTTAAATTGAATAGTCATTCCTCTGACAAAAAATTAGGACTTGTTCCTACCATGGGAGCTTTACATAAGGGGCATATGGCACTTATTGAAAAAGCAATCTCGGAGAATGACCTTGTTGTCGTTAGCATCTTTGTGAATCCCACGCAATTCAATAATACCGAAGACCTGAAAAAATATCCAAGAGACCTTTCCAAAGATCTTGAACTTATTGACAGATATAATCAAGAAGTTATTGTATTTGCTCCTTCGGTAGAGGAAATCTATGATGAAAACGTACGTCCGAAGAGATATGATTTCAATGATTTGGACAAGGTTATGGAGGGTGAGTTCAGGGATGATCATTTTAACGGGGTAGGCACCATTGTTGAACAACTTTTTGACATTGTTAAGCCGGATAACGCCTATTTTGGCGAAAAAGATTTTCAGCAGCTCTGCATTATTAATAAGCTAGTAGAAACACAGGATATACCCGTTCATATTATACCGTGCCCCATTGTTAGGGAAAACAACGGTTTGGCCATGAGTTCCAGAAATGAAAGGTTAAGTAAGGAAATGCGACTAAAGGCTGGATTTATTTACAGGACACTACAAACTGCCAAAAAGAAATTTGGCACGAAAAGTGCACTAAAAATAAAGGAATGGGTTAAAAATCAGTTTCTTAAAGAGGATGATTTCACATTGGAATATTTTGAAATCGCCGATATTGAAACGTTGAACCCACTAAAAAGAAAAGTAAAGAATAAAAAATATAGGGCGTTTATTGCCGTTTATGCCGATGATGTAAGGCTAATTGACAATATAGCACTCAATTGA
- a CDS encoding glycogen/starch synthase has translation MNGKKVLFVSSELVPYLPENEVSHMSYEAPRMVNSNGGQIRIFMPRYGNINERRHQLHEVIRLSGMNLVINDMDMPLIIKVASIPRERIQVYFIDNEEYFKRKATFTDKKGELFPDNDQRAIFFAKGVMETVKKLNWSPDIIHVHGWMASLLPLYLKKYYADEPLFADSKIVLSVYGKTFEGELDKEMIKRIAFDGIPEEEISSLESPTYNNLLKVAVDYSDAIILASEEIPEDVTTHISNQEKPVLAYVPIQEFEEAYANFYNTEVLK, from the coding sequence ATGAATGGTAAAAAGGTATTGTTTGTATCTTCTGAATTAGTTCCTTACCTCCCCGAAAATGAAGTTTCACATATGTCCTATGAAGCTCCCAGAATGGTCAACAGTAATGGGGGGCAAATACGGATTTTTATGCCGAGGTACGGAAACATTAATGAAAGAAGGCATCAATTACACGAAGTAATCAGGTTATCTGGTATGAACCTTGTCATAAATGATATGGATATGCCGTTGATCATAAAAGTCGCTTCTATACCCAGAGAGCGTATTCAGGTCTATTTCATAGATAATGAGGAATACTTTAAGAGAAAGGCAACATTTACCGACAAAAAAGGGGAATTGTTTCCAGACAATGATCAGAGAGCCATCTTTTTTGCCAAAGGGGTCATGGAAACCGTTAAGAAACTAAATTGGTCCCCGGATATTATCCATGTGCATGGTTGGATGGCAAGTTTATTGCCGTTATATCTTAAGAAGTACTATGCGGACGAACCTCTTTTTGCGGACAGTAAAATTGTACTTTCCGTTTATGGAAAAACTTTTGAAGGAGAGCTGGACAAGGAAATGATAAAAAGAATTGCTTTTGACGGAATTCCTGAAGAAGAAATATCCTCTTTGGAAAGCCCTACCTATAATAATTTGTTAAAAGTAGCCGTCGATTATTCCGATGCCATTATTTTAGCATCGGAAGAAATTCCAGAAGATGTAACAACACATATTTCCAACCAAGAAAAACCTGTGTTAGCATATGTCCCTATTCAAGAATTTGAAGAGGCCTATGCTAATTTTTATAACACGGAAGTTTTAAAATAA
- a CDS encoding alpha/beta hydrolase: MRQILTALTLLLVMVGSAQTTQEIFESFKLQERRDVQYYFPPNLDETKKYPLIVVLDANYLFDQVVAVSKYYSEFHGMPESIVVGVNQSKNSIRLDDCAFDPASGLPNEKGKKFYEFIGMELIPYLDLNYSTAPFKMIFGYDITANFQNYWLFKDNSVFDAYVSISPTLAPEMESRVPMRLNTFDKQIFYQLIVEGEQTDDTPKIMALDNGIKALNKETLHYFFDKYDKADHISVATYGIGKAFDNVFGMFKPISPKEYKTQILTSEEPVYQYLENKYQGIVDLFGFSKPVELNDIMAIYAASRKKEDLESLKSLSDLCKKEYPDTMMGFYFEGEYYEQMGEPKKALKTFEKAFQMDEIDFLTKEMALEKIDALKADFGF, encoded by the coding sequence ATGCGTCAAATACTTACTGCTCTTACACTGCTCTTGGTGATGGTGGGGAGTGCACAAACTACACAGGAAATCTTTGAGTCCTTTAAACTGCAGGAGCGAAGGGACGTACAATATTATTTTCCTCCTAATTTGGATGAAACAAAAAAATACCCATTGATTGTGGTGTTGGATGCCAACTATCTTTTCGATCAGGTTGTTGCCGTCTCAAAATATTACAGTGAGTTCCATGGAATGCCAGAAAGCATCGTGGTTGGGGTTAACCAGAGCAAGAATAGCATTCGATTGGATGACTGTGCGTTTGATCCGGCAAGTGGACTTCCCAATGAAAAAGGAAAAAAATTCTACGAATTCATCGGGATGGAGTTAATTCCATATTTAGACCTCAATTACAGTACCGCTCCTTTCAAAATGATTTTCGGCTATGATATTACGGCGAACTTCCAAAATTACTGGTTGTTCAAGGATAACTCGGTTTTTGATGCCTATGTGAGCATATCTCCAACTTTGGCTCCAGAAATGGAGAGTAGGGTTCCCATGAGGTTAAACACATTTGACAAACAAATATTTTACCAGTTAATCGTTGAAGGCGAACAGACCGATGACACTCCTAAAATCATGGCCCTGGATAATGGTATAAAGGCCCTTAACAAGGAAACCTTGCATTATTTTTTCGATAAATATGATAAGGCAGATCATATCTCCGTGGCTACTTATGGCATTGGAAAAGCATTCGATAATGTTTTTGGCATGTTTAAACCCATTAGTCCCAAAGAATACAAAACGCAAATATTGACTTCGGAAGAACCGGTGTATCAATATTTGGAAAATAAATATCAGGGTATTGTGGATTTGTTCGGATTCAGTAAACCGGTGGAGCTTAATGATATTATGGCCATCTATGCCGCTTCCAGGAAGAAAGAAGATCTTGAATCCCTGAAATCTTTATCCGACCTGTGCAAGAAAGAGTATCCGGATACCATGATGGGCTTTTATTTTGAAGGGGAGTATTATGAGCAGATGGGGGAGCCCAAAAAAGCCTTGAAAACCTTTGAAAAAGCTTTTCAGATGGATGAAATCGATTTTTTAACCAAAGAAATGGCATTAGAAAAAATCGACGCATTAAAAGCGGATTTTGGTTTTTAA
- a CDS encoding NADP(H)-dependent aldo-keto reductase, whose translation MKYTQLPHTDIEVSKICLGTMTWGNQNTEEEGHEQMDYALDQGINFFDTAELYPIPAHPDRHSLTEKIIGTWFKKNGNRDKVILASKIAGKADFTKFIRTTGFTRESIIEALEGSLKRLQTDYIDLYQLHWPERNTNYFGKRGYTHEVTDYWEDNIHQVLETLRDLMREGKIRHVGISNETPWGAMRFLEESKVHASLPRMITIQNPYSLLNRLFEVGLAEISMREHMGLLAYSPLGFGVLSGKYLGDRLPEGSRIKLFPNYTRYSSKTAVLATQKYYELAQEHNISLAQMALAYVNSKPFLTSNIIGATSMKQLKENIGSIDITLTSEIMEGIEKIHEEHPNPAP comes from the coding sequence ATGAAATACACCCAACTTCCGCACACCGATATCGAAGTAAGCAAAATTTGTCTGGGTACCATGACCTGGGGGAATCAGAATACCGAAGAAGAAGGTCACGAGCAAATGGATTATGCCCTTGACCAGGGAATCAATTTTTTTGATACCGCCGAGCTCTACCCTATTCCGGCACATCCGGATAGACACTCGTTGACCGAAAAAATCATTGGGACCTGGTTCAAGAAGAACGGTAATAGGGACAAGGTCATCTTGGCTAGTAAAATTGCCGGAAAGGCGGATTTTACCAAATTTATAAGAACGACTGGTTTTACTCGAGAGTCCATCATAGAAGCGCTGGAAGGAAGCTTAAAGCGTTTGCAGACCGATTATATCGACCTCTATCAATTGCATTGGCCGGAGCGTAATACCAATTATTTTGGGAAAAGAGGATATACCCATGAGGTAACGGATTATTGGGAAGATAATATTCACCAAGTGCTGGAAACCTTGCGGGATTTAATGCGTGAAGGTAAGATTCGCCATGTTGGTATTTCCAATGAGACGCCTTGGGGTGCCATGCGTTTTTTGGAGGAAAGCAAGGTCCATGCCTCCCTTCCTAGGATGATCACCATTCAAAATCCGTATAGTTTGCTTAACCGATTGTTCGAAGTTGGTCTGGCCGAAATCTCCATGCGGGAACATATGGGACTGTTGGCCTACTCCCCATTGGGTTTTGGAGTATTAAGTGGTAAATATTTGGGAGACAGGTTGCCAGAAGGATCCCGTATTAAACTTTTTCCAAACTATACTCGGTACAGTTCAAAAACGGCCGTTTTGGCCACGCAAAAATATTATGAGTTGGCACAGGAGCATAATATTTCCTTGGCCCAGATGGCCTTGGCCTATGTGAACTCCAAACCCTTTTTGACCAGTAATATCATTGGTGCGACCAGCATGAAACAATTGAAGGAAAATATTGGCAGCATTGATATTACACTGACTTCTGAAATTATGGAAGGCATAGAAAAAATTCATGAAGAACATCCTAACCCAGCACCTTGA